One Staphylococcus simiae genomic region harbors:
- the csoR gene encoding copper-sensing transcriptional repressor CsoR: protein MTEQDNAHHSEQIKTNLKSRLNRIEGQVRAINRMIEDDVYCDDVLTQIRATRSALNSVATVLLEQHMKSCIMNKVNQGAQEEAMEELLVTFQKLMKD, encoded by the coding sequence ATGACAGAACAAGATAATGCACATCATTCTGAACAAATTAAAACAAATCTGAAATCAAGATTAAATCGTATAGAAGGTCAAGTACGTGCCATTAATCGTATGATAGAAGATGATGTCTATTGTGATGATGTTTTAACGCAAATTAGGGCTACAAGATCTGCTTTAAACAGTGTTGCAACAGTATTGTTAGAACAGCATATGAAAAGTTGTATTATGAATAAAGTAAATCAAGGTGCTCAAGAAGAAGCAATGGAAGAATTATTAGTTACATTTCAAAAATTAATGAAAGATTAG
- a CDS encoding HD domain-containing protein: protein MNNQERIKSAQQFMENIHQHDFSGHDIAHVYRVTSLAEYIAEHENVEQPLVITLAALLHDTIDDKLVDSNIQLQSLTQFLQTLDLSLEMQQHILHIIQHMSYNNGQNNHVTLSIEGQIVRDADRLDAIGAIGIARTFQFAGHFNEPMWTEQLSDAEMSHQDINHLPPSAIKHFYEKLFKLKDLMHTTTARHIAQERHQFMTSFVKQFLTEWNYSKD from the coding sequence ATGAATAATCAAGAACGTATTAAATCAGCACAGCAATTTATGGAAAATATACATCAACATGACTTTTCAGGACATGATATTGCGCACGTTTATCGTGTAACTTCATTAGCTGAATATATTGCTGAACATGAAAATGTAGAGCAACCTTTAGTTATTACTTTAGCAGCGCTACTTCATGATACAATTGATGATAAACTGGTTGATTCAAACATACAACTACAGTCTTTAACACAATTTTTACAAACACTTGATTTATCATTAGAAATGCAACAACATATTTTGCATATTATTCAACATATGAGTTATAACAATGGACAAAATAATCATGTTACATTATCTATCGAAGGGCAAATTGTTAGAGATGCAGATCGACTTGATGCTATAGGAGCCATTGGAATTGCTAGAACATTTCAATTTGCAGGACATTTTAATGAACCAATGTGGACTGAGCAATTAAGTGATGCTGAGATGTCTCATCAAGATATTAATCACTTACCTCCTTCAGCAATCAAACACTTCTATGAAAAACTATTTAAATTAAAAGATTTAATGCACACAACAACAGCACGTCACATTGCTCAAGAACGACATCAATTTATGACGTCATTTGTTAAACAATTTTTAACGGAATGGAACTATTCTAAGGATTAG
- the thiM gene encoding hydroxyethylthiazole kinase, whose protein sequence is MKYLNQIRSNQPLVICYTNDVVKNFTANGLLSLGASPAMSEAPEEAQDFYNVASALLINIGTLTNNNEQDILNVAHIANDVGLPIVFDPVAVGASTYRKQFCQTFLKDIDVSVIKGNASEILALIDDTATMKGTDSDSQLDAVNIAKQAYERYRTAIVVTGQEDIIVQDGQVIRLSNGSPLLAKITGAGCLLGGIIASFTLKNDKPTSEALVEAVSVYNIAAEMAEHHPHCTGPGTFLPLLLDSIYHFTTEHYDINLKQEEVK, encoded by the coding sequence ATGAAATATCTTAATCAAATTAGAAGCAATCAACCTTTAGTCATTTGCTATACCAATGATGTAGTAAAGAATTTTACAGCTAATGGCTTACTTAGTTTAGGCGCAAGTCCTGCAATGAGTGAAGCGCCTGAGGAAGCACAAGACTTTTATAATGTGGCCAGTGCGCTTTTAATTAATATTGGAACGCTAACTAACAATAACGAGCAAGATATATTAAATGTTGCTCATATTGCCAATGATGTAGGGTTACCGATCGTTTTTGACCCTGTAGCAGTTGGAGCATCGACATATCGTAAACAATTTTGTCAAACATTTTTAAAGGACATCGATGTCTCTGTTATTAAAGGTAATGCTTCAGAAATATTGGCACTTATAGATGACACAGCAACAATGAAAGGGACTGATAGTGATAGTCAATTAGATGCAGTAAATATTGCTAAACAAGCATATGAACGATATCGTACTGCTATTGTAGTTACAGGACAAGAAGATATCATTGTGCAAGATGGTCAAGTCATACGCTTATCTAATGGCAGTCCCTTACTAGCTAAAATTACTGGAGCAGGTTGTTTATTAGGAGGTATAATTGCAAGTTTTACTTTAAAAAATGATAAACCGACGAGCGAAGCTTTAGTAGAAGCAGTTAGTGTATATAATATTGCTGCAGAAATGGCTGAACATCACCCACATTGTACTGGGCCAGGAACATTTTTGCCTTTATTACTAGACTCTATTTATCATTTTACAACTGAACATTATGATATTAATTTAAAGCAAGAAGAGGTTAAATAA
- the cls gene encoding cardiolipin synthase: MIELLSSIFFRHSNIILNVIFLGAFILNLIFAFTIIFMERRSANSIWAWLLVLVFLPLFGFILYLLLGRQIQRDQIFKLDKKDKQGLELIVDEQLAALQKNNFSNSNYQIVKFKEMIQMLLYNNAAFLTTDNDLKIYTDGHDKFDDLIQDIRHATDYIHFQYYIIHSDDLGKTLLHELSLKAEQGVEVKILYDDMGSRDLRKKDLKAFRDKGGHAEAFFPSKLPLINLRMNNRNHRKIVVIDGQIGYVGGFNVGDEYLGKSKKFGYWRDTHLRIVGDAVNALQLRFILDWNSQSTRDHLSYDERYFPDVNSGGTIGIQIASSGPDEDWEQIKYGYLKMISSAKESIYIQSPYFIPDQAFLDSIKIAALGGVDVNIMIPNKPDHMFVFWATLKNAASLLDAGVKVYHYNDGFLHSKTLVIDDEIASVGTANMDHRSFTLNFEVNAFIYDKQVARKLKQAFQKDLKVSYQLTKERYAKRSWWIKFKEGISQLLSPIL, from the coding sequence ATGATAGAGTTATTATCATCCATTTTCTTTAGACACTCGAATATTATTTTAAACGTTATTTTTTTAGGTGCATTTATTTTAAATTTAATTTTTGCATTTACTATCATATTTATGGAACGTCGTTCGGCTAACTCTATTTGGGCTTGGTTACTCGTTTTAGTTTTCCTACCTTTATTTGGCTTTATCTTATATTTACTATTAGGTCGACAAATACAACGTGATCAAATATTCAAACTAGATAAAAAAGATAAGCAAGGCCTTGAACTTATCGTAGATGAACAATTAGCAGCATTACAAAAGAACAATTTTTCCAATTCTAATTATCAAATCGTTAAATTTAAAGAAATGATTCAAATGTTGCTATATAATAACGCAGCTTTTTTAACAACTGATAATGATTTAAAAATATATACGGATGGTCACGATAAATTTGATGATTTAATTCAAGATATACGTCATGCCACTGATTATATTCATTTTCAATACTATATTATACATAGTGACGACCTTGGCAAAACGTTATTGCATGAACTTTCTCTTAAAGCAGAACAAGGAGTAGAAGTGAAAATTTTGTATGATGATATGGGGTCTAGAGATTTACGTAAAAAAGATTTAAAGGCCTTTCGTGACAAAGGTGGACATGCAGAAGCTTTCTTCCCATCTAAGTTACCTTTGATTAATTTACGTATGAATAACCGTAACCACCGTAAAATAGTTGTTATTGATGGTCAAATTGGTTATGTTGGTGGCTTTAATGTAGGTGATGAATATCTCGGTAAATCTAAAAAATTTGGCTATTGGCGAGATACTCATTTAAGAATCGTTGGAGATGCTGTCAATGCGTTGCAATTAAGATTTATTCTTGATTGGAACTCTCAATCTACGCGTGATCATTTATCTTATGATGAGCGCTACTTCCCAGATGTTAATTCAGGAGGTACTATTGGAATTCAAATTGCTTCTAGCGGACCGGATGAGGATTGGGAGCAAATTAAATATGGCTATCTAAAAATGATTTCATCAGCCAAAGAGTCCATATATATTCAGTCTCCATACTTTATTCCCGATCAAGCTTTTTTAGACTCAATTAAAATTGCAGCATTAGGTGGCGTTGATGTCAACATAATGATACCTAATAAGCCGGATCATATGTTTGTATTTTGGGCTACTTTGAAAAATGCAGCTTCACTTTTAGATGCAGGTGTTAAGGTTTATCATTATAATGATGGGTTTTTACATTCAAAAACATTAGTTATTGATGATGAAATTGCTAGTGTAGGTACTGCTAATATGGATCATCGTAGTTTTACTTTGAATTTCGAAGTGAATGCATTCATTTACGATAAGCAAGTTGCTCGAAAATTAAAACAGGCTTTCCAAAAAGATTTAAAAGTATCCTACCAATTAACTAAAGAACGGTATGCTAAACGTAGTTGGTGGATTAAATTTAAAGAAGGTATTTCTCAATTATTGTCACCTATTTTATAA
- the thiE gene encoding thiamine phosphate synthase, translated as MKFSANMLQVYFICGTQDVRQDTTLKNVLTEALEAGITLFQFREKGDKALKGDDKEQLAIELQHLCHQFKVPFIVNDDVELALRINADGIHVGQDDDAISTFIERCDDKIIGLSISDEQEYQHSDLSEVDYIGVGPMYDTPSKKDAHPPVGPAMITKLKSYNSHMPIVAIGGITVSNTQNIVKAGADGISVISAISKSDNITQTVKDFRGYFNN; from the coding sequence ATGAAATTTTCAGCAAATATGTTACAAGTCTATTTTATATGTGGAACGCAAGATGTAAGACAAGATACCACGTTAAAAAATGTCCTAACAGAAGCACTTGAAGCGGGTATTACATTATTTCAATTTAGAGAAAAGGGTGATAAAGCACTAAAAGGTGATGATAAAGAACAATTAGCAATAGAATTGCAGCATTTGTGTCATCAATTTAAGGTACCGTTTATCGTCAATGATGATGTAGAGTTAGCGTTACGTATTAATGCAGATGGTATTCATGTTGGTCAAGATGATGACGCAATTTCAACATTTATTGAGCGATGTGACGATAAGATTATAGGATTGAGTATTAGTGATGAACAAGAATATCAGCATTCTGACTTGAGCGAAGTTGATTATATTGGCGTAGGACCGATGTATGATACACCCTCTAAAAAAGACGCACATCCACCAGTAGGTCCTGCAATGATTACTAAATTGAAAAGTTACAATTCACATATGCCAATTGTAGCTATAGGTGGTATTACAGTATCTAACACTCAAAATATTGTTAAAGCAGGTGCAGATGGTATTTCTGTTATTTCAGCTATTTCAAAGAGTGACAACATTACACAAACTGTTAAAGATTTTAGAGGTTATTTTAATAATTAG
- the tenA gene encoding thiaminase II, translating to MTLSQDLKQLAQPIIHDIYHDKFIQKLLKSEISKAVLRHYLQADAAYLKEFTNLYALLIPKMPSMTDVKFLVEQIEFMVDGEVSAHDILAQFIGEPYEDIIQQKVWPPSGDHYIKHMYFQAYSRENAVYTIAAMAPCPYVYAEIAKRALQDKHLNRESQTAQWFEFYNTEMDNIIDIFDQLIDRLSQTFSQTDIEQVKHVFLESCIHERNFFNMADTLEQWEFGGQYNE from the coding sequence TTGACACTATCTCAAGATTTGAAACAATTAGCACAACCAATCATTCATGATATTTATCATGATAAATTCATTCAAAAGTTATTGAAGAGTGAAATTAGTAAGGCAGTGTTACGTCATTATTTACAAGCAGATGCAGCTTACTTAAAAGAATTTACTAATTTGTATGCTTTATTAATACCCAAAATGCCAAGTATGACAGATGTTAAATTTTTAGTGGAACAAATTGAATTTATGGTTGATGGTGAGGTTAGTGCACACGACATTTTGGCTCAGTTTATTGGTGAACCATATGAAGATATTATTCAACAAAAAGTATGGCCTCCAAGTGGAGACCATTATATAAAACATATGTATTTTCAAGCTTATAGTCGTGAAAATGCTGTGTACACTATTGCAGCGATGGCACCTTGTCCTTATGTATATGCTGAAATTGCTAAAAGGGCATTACAAGATAAACATTTAAATAGAGAAAGTCAAACTGCACAATGGTTTGAATTTTATAATACAGAGATGGATAACATTATTGACATATTTGATCAATTGATTGATCGTTTAAGCCAAACGTTTTCGCAAACAGATATTGAACAAGTTAAACATGTATTTTTAGAAAGTTGTATCCATGAACGAAACTTCTTTAATATGGCTGATACACTCGAACAATGGGAATTTGGAGGACAATATAATGAATAA
- a CDS encoding single-stranded DNA-binding protein, with protein sequence MLNKIVIVGRLTKDVQLFDKEDSKIATFCVATQRNYKDENDEFVSDYIFCKAFGKLAVNIEKYTNQGSLVGITGQMRSRKYVKDEQTHFVTELYVETIKFMSPKSKNDEILSDNAYDINSNNIDNPDFLEI encoded by the coding sequence ATGTTAAACAAAATCGTCATAGTCGGAAGACTAACCAAAGATGTACAACTATTTGACAAGGAGGATAGTAAAATAGCAACATTTTGTGTTGCAACACAAAGAAATTATAAAGACGAAAATGATGAGTTTGTAAGTGATTATATTTTTTGTAAAGCTTTTGGTAAATTGGCAGTAAATATTGAAAAATATACAAACCAAGGTTCATTAGTCGGCATAACCGGCCAAATGCGTTCACGAAAATATGTCAAAGATGAACAAACACATTTTGTAACTGAATTATATGTTGAAACGATTAAATTTATGTCCCCTAAATCTAAAAATGATGAAATTCTTTCAGATAATGCTTATGATATCAACTCCAATAATATAGACAATCCTGACTTTCTAGAAATTTAA
- a CDS encoding YwpF-like family protein — MKTFKAVRFQIVNEHGGIIEYELEDGVIINKERSGTGWLLEIVISNEHLDTFKAYQQNDQLLDIRVVITRPSNDPALFEASVKSIRNFTTTMSIVFECHIYTLRQQYAEGLLEQLIDDGLSGEELKVTFNRMMQSKPKLKDEKIEP, encoded by the coding sequence ATGAAAACTTTTAAAGCCGTACGGTTTCAGATTGTTAATGAACATGGTGGAATTATTGAATATGAACTAGAAGATGGTGTAATAATTAATAAAGAACGCAGTGGTACTGGATGGCTGTTAGAGATCGTTATTTCAAATGAGCATTTAGATACCTTTAAAGCGTATCAACAAAACGATCAATTATTAGATATACGCGTTGTTATAACTAGACCATCTAATGATCCTGCATTATTTGAAGCTTCTGTTAAAAGTATACGAAATTTTACAACGACGATGTCTATTGTCTTTGAATGCCATATTTATACGTTACGTCAACAATATGCTGAAGGTTTATTAGAACAATTAATTGATGATGGCTTATCTGGCGAGGAACTAAAGGTCACATTTAATCGTATGATGCAATCAAAACCAAAACTAAAAGACGAAAAAATAGAACCATAA
- the thiD gene encoding bifunctional hydroxymethylpyrimidine kinase/phosphomethylpyrimidine kinase, whose translation MNKPKIALTIAGTDPTGGAGVMADLKSFHSCGVYGMGVITSIVAQNTLGVQHIHNLESSWVEEQLTSVFVDELPHAIKTGMIATHETMQVIRQYLLTYPAIPYVIDPVMLAKSGDSLMDDTTKNKLQHTLLPLADVVTPNLPEAEEITGLKIESEKQIYQAGKVFINEIGSKGVVIKGGHASDTDIAKDYLFTKDSVQVFENERFVTQHTHGTGCTFSAVITAELAKGRTIDQAVAKAKHYISLSIQYTPEIGQGRGPVNHFAYMKKVGLDDEIS comes from the coding sequence ATGAATAAACCAAAAATAGCTTTAACCATTGCTGGTACAGATCCCACAGGTGGTGCTGGTGTTATGGCAGATCTTAAATCATTTCATTCCTGTGGGGTCTATGGTATGGGCGTGATAACGAGTATAGTTGCCCAAAATACTTTAGGAGTACAACATATACATAACTTAGAATCTTCTTGGGTTGAAGAACAATTAACGAGCGTCTTTGTAGACGAATTGCCACATGCAATTAAAACAGGCATGATTGCCACTCATGAAACCATGCAAGTCATACGTCAATATTTATTAACGTATCCTGCTATACCTTATGTCATTGATCCAGTTATGCTAGCAAAAAGTGGAGATTCTTTAATGGACGATACTACGAAAAACAAATTACAACATACATTATTACCACTTGCTGATGTTGTAACGCCTAATTTACCTGAAGCGGAAGAAATAACTGGCTTAAAAATTGAAAGCGAGAAACAGATATACCAAGCAGGCAAAGTATTTATTAATGAAATTGGTAGTAAGGGTGTTGTTATCAAAGGAGGACATGCTTCCGATACGGATATCGCCAAAGATTATTTATTTACTAAAGATAGCGTCCAAGTCTTTGAAAATGAAAGATTTGTTACTCAACATACACATGGAACAGGTTGTACATTTTCAGCAGTTATCACAGCAGAACTTGCTAAAGGACGAACGATTGACCAAGCTGTTGCTAAAGCGAAACACTATATTTCATTAAGTATTCAATATACACCAGAAATTGGTCAAGGGAGAGGTCCCGTAAATCATTTTGCTTATATGAAGAAAGTGGGGTTAGATGATGAAATATCTTAA
- a CDS encoding transglycosylase family protein, whose protein sequence is MKKTLIASSLAVGLGVVAGNAGHDAHASEADLNKAALAQMAQSNDQSLNENPIEAGAYNYTFDYEGFTYHFESDGTHFSWEYHATGATNADVSAQATTATNETAPSQVSATQQANSAQPQQVSAPQTAQTNEPQTTAVNDTQQQGSTQQQSVQSSNNTQQATQQQSSQASSNDSKADSGSSVNVNSHLQQIAQRESGGNIHAINPSSGAAGKYQFLQSTWDSVAPAEYKGVSPAKAPEHVQDAAAVKLYNTGGPGHWVTA, encoded by the coding sequence ATGAAAAAAACATTAATTGCTTCATCATTAGCAGTAGGTTTAGGCGTAGTGGCTGGAAATGCTGGTCATGACGCACATGCAAGCGAGGCAGACTTGAATAAAGCAGCTTTAGCTCAGATGGCACAATCAAATGATCAATCATTGAATGAAAATCCAATTGAAGCTGGAGCTTATAATTATACATTTGACTATGAAGGATTTACTTATCATTTTGAATCTGATGGTACTCACTTTAGTTGGGAATATCATGCAACTGGTGCAACAAATGCTGACGTAAGTGCACAAGCAACAACAGCAACAAATGAAACTGCACCTTCACAAGTGTCTGCGACGCAACAAGCAAATAGCGCACAACCGCAACAAGTTTCAGCACCACAAACAGCACAAACAAATGAACCTCAAACTACAGCTGTCAATGACACACAACAACAAGGTTCAACACAACAACAATCAGTGCAATCATCAAATAATACACAACAAGCAACGCAACAACAATCTAGTCAAGCAAGTTCAAATGATTCAAAAGCTGACAGTGGTTCATCAGTAAATGTAAATAGTCATTTACAACAAATCGCACAACGTGAATCTGGTGGCAACATTCATGCAATTAATCCAAGTTCAGGTGCAGCAGGTAAATATCAATTCTTACAATCTACTTGGGATTCAGTAGCACCTGCAGAATATAAAGGTGTATCACCAGCTAAAGCACCAGAACATGTTCAAGATGCTGCAGCTGTAAAACTTTATAACACAGGTGGCCCTGGTCACTGGGTAACTGCATAA
- the yidC gene encoding membrane protein insertase YidC, producing MKKKALLPLFLGIIVFLAGCDYSKPEKRSGFFYNTFVDPMKNVLDWLGSHLLNDNYGLAIIILVLVIRIILLPFMLSNYKNSHMMRQKMKVAKPEVDAIQEKVKRARTQEEKMAANQELMQVYKKYDMNPMKSMMGCLPMLIQMPIIMGLYFVLKDQLVDGLFKYPHFLWFNLGRPDIWITIIAGILYFVQAYVSSKTMPQEQRQMGYMMMIISPIMIIWISLSSASALGLYWSVSAAFLIVQTHFANLHYEKVAKKEVQPFIEEYEREHGKAKKAKGNQVVSKKKKK from the coding sequence ATGAAGAAAAAAGCGTTACTACCTTTGTTTTTGGGTATTATAGTCTTTTTAGCAGGGTGTGACTATTCTAAACCTGAAAAACGTAGTGGGTTTTTCTACAATACATTCGTAGATCCAATGAAAAATGTATTGGATTGGTTAGGAAGCCATTTATTAAATGACAATTATGGTTTGGCAATTATTATTTTGGTATTAGTAATTCGTATTATCTTATTACCTTTCATGTTATCAAACTATAAAAATAGTCATATGATGCGTCAAAAAATGAAGGTTGCTAAACCTGAAGTTGATGCGATTCAAGAAAAAGTTAAACGTGCACGTACACAAGAAGAAAAAATGGCAGCAAACCAAGAATTAATGCAAGTATATAAAAAGTATGATATGAATCCAATGAAGAGCATGATGGGTTGTTTACCAATGTTAATTCAAATGCCAATCATTATGGGATTATACTTTGTATTAAAAGATCAATTAGTAGATGGATTATTTAAATATCCACATTTCTTATGGTTTAATCTTGGTCGTCCAGATATTTGGATTACAATTATTGCCGGTATCCTATACTTTGTTCAAGCATATGTGTCTAGTAAAACAATGCCACAAGAACAACGTCAAATGGGTTACATGATGATGATTATATCTCCAATTATGATTATTTGGATTTCATTGAGTTCAGCATCTGCACTTGGTTTATATTGGTCAGTCAGTGCCGCATTCTTAATTGTACAAACTCACTTTGCAAATCTTCATTACGAAAAAGTTGCTAAAAAAGAAGTACAACCATTCATCGAAGAGTATGAAAGAGAACACGGTAAAGCAAAGAAAGCCAAAGGCAATCAAGTTGTGTCAAAAAAGAAAAAGAAATAA